TGTCACGGCATTACTGCTAAAATAAGCCCCATAAGGACAGCCTCGGTCACATCGGTTTCTGAACTGACACTTACCTCTACCATTGATCGGCTCGGTCAAATGCGCCACCCTTCCGATGATCATATTTCTGCCATTGTACTCCTTTTCGATGCGCTCTTTCACATGCTTTTCCACACAGTTGAGCTCCATCGGAGGAAGAAAATGGCTATCTGGCAATTGAGGCAAGCCCAAAGCTTCCCCACTGATGCCGGCAAATTTCTCCACGTGCGTATACCATGGAGCCAAATCATTATATCTAATTGGCCAATCAACTCCATGGCCATCTTTTAAATTTGCTTCAAAATCAAGGTCAGACCAGCGATAGCATTGTTTCCCCCAAAGCAAGGACCTTCCTCCCATTTGATGGGCTCTCACCCAAAGAAAAGGCTTTACCTCCGTATAGGGATTTTCAACATCATTGGCATGAAAATGCTCATTATTGGCACCAATAAATCCTGATCGGATGCCTTTAGGGTGTTTTGCTTTTTGTTCTGGAGTCAAACTTCCCCGAAGCTCGGTATCCCAAGGATCCAAAGTCATCGTGGGATAATCAGTGACATGCTCTACAATTCTTCCTCTCTCCAGTACCAGGGTTTTCAACCCCTTTTCACAAAGTTCTTTCGCAGCCCAGCCACCACTTATTCCCGATCCGATCACGATCGCATCATAAGTCATGTCTTGTTTTGCGTCAATATTAAAATTGGCCATAGGTTTACATTAATTTCGGGTTTAAGTTAGCTATTTCTTCAAAATAGCAAGGGTATAAAATCGCAACAATTGGTATCACAAATGTTTCATGGACCCTGTCACTTTGTAAAAAGCCCTTAATTTTATCCTTTGAACAACAATTAATTATGGAAGCAACACTCAAATCTTGGAAAACCAGTCGTCAACTTCTCCTAAAATTTTTAGAAGAATATGATACTACCCAATTGAATAAAATCCCAGAAGGATTTAGCAATAACTTGATTTGGAATATAGGGCATATCATCGTGGCACAGCAAGGTCTTGTTTATAAATCCTCTGGCTTGGAAGGGTACATTTCTGATGAATTATTTGATTTGTATAAGCCCGGCACGAAACCCAGTGGAAATACGAGTCCCGAGGAAATCCAAACCTTAAAGAACTTATTGACTGAGCTGATTCCATTAACGCTAAAAGATCTGGAAGCGGGCGTTTTTGTCAACTACAAGGAGCGCAAAACTGCCACAGGTTTCCACTTAGCCAATGTTCAGGATGCCTTAGAATTCAATAATTTTCACGAAGGACTACATATGGGATACATGATGAGCATCAGAAAGTTTCTTTAATATTGAATCAAAATACCTGTTCAATTTTGATCTAGACTCCCATTTTCTCAACAATTGACTTAATTTTCAACTATGAAAAAATTCACCCTTCTTTTATCCCTTCTATGTTTATTCACCTCTCTCCAGGCCCAAAATCTTTCGGAGATAGAGGAAAAACTCCTAGCGGAAGTTGAAAAAAATTACGAGGAAACAGTTGCCTTGCTGGAAGAAGTGACCAATATCAATTCAGGGTCATTAAATCTCGAAGGTGTAGAAGCGGTCTCTAAGGTTTTTGAAAGAGAATTTCAAAAGATCGGATTTGAAACAGAGTGGTACAAATTGCCAGCTGAGGTGAAGCGATCAGGGCATTTTATTGCCACAAGAAAAGGGAATAAAGGAAAGAAGATATTTATCATAGGACACTTGGACACCGTCTTTGAAAAAGACATGCCCTTTTCACCTTTTACCTATATCAATGATTCCACCGCTACTGGGCAAGGAGTCAATGACATGAAGGGTGGGGATGTGATGGCCTTTGCCAGTTTAAAAGCATTACATGATTTGGGTTTACTGGAAGATCGTACGATTACTGTCTACTTCACAGGAGATGAGGAAAGCTCTGGGGACGAAGAGATTTCTAGACGTGATTTCATTGCCCGAGCAAAAGAACATGATGTCGCCCTAGCCTTTGAAACCACTCAAAGCTTTGGGATCACCACGGTGGCTCGAAGAGGAAGCAGTGGCTGGACTTTAAAAACTTCCGGAAAGCAATCTCACTCCAGTGGCGTTTTCCGTGAATCAGTAGGATATGGAGCGATCTACGAAGCCGCTAGAATTTTGACAGAATTCCGTGAAGAATTGGCTGGAGAGCAATATTTAACTTTCAATCCAGGCCAAATCATCGGAGGATCCGATATCAGCTATAACTCCGAATCTGGAAAGGGAGAAGCCATGGGAAAAACCAATATTGTGGCGAGAGAGGCTTTGGTCACTGGTGATTTAAGATTTTTAGGGGAAGAG
Above is a window of Algoriphagus machipongonensis DNA encoding:
- a CDS encoding DinB family protein, which produces MEATLKSWKTSRQLLLKFLEEYDTTQLNKIPEGFSNNLIWNIGHIIVAQQGLVYKSSGLEGYISDELFDLYKPGTKPSGNTSPEEIQTLKNLLTELIPLTLKDLEAGVFVNYKERKTATGFHLANVQDALEFNNFHEGLHMGYMMSIRKFL
- a CDS encoding M20/M25/M40 family metallo-hydrolase; its protein translation is MKKFTLLLSLLCLFTSLQAQNLSEIEEKLLAEVEKNYEETVALLEEVTNINSGSLNLEGVEAVSKVFEREFQKIGFETEWYKLPAEVKRSGHFIATRKGNKGKKIFIIGHLDTVFEKDMPFSPFTYINDSTATGQGVNDMKGGDVMAFASLKALHDLGLLEDRTITVYFTGDEESSGDEEISRRDFIARAKEHDVALAFETTQSFGITTVARRGSSGWTLKTSGKQSHSSGVFRESVGYGAIYEAARILTEFREELAGEQYLTFNPGQIIGGSDISYNSESGKGEAMGKTNIVAREALVTGDLRFLGEEQKEIAREKMKKIVAKNLNQTDAEIIFEDGLPSMIPTEGNYALAEQLNQLSQDMGLGPVEPGDPGSRGAGDISFVANYLDCLDGLGASGKGAHAPGETINMNEYPALIKRSTLFLYRLTR